A genomic segment from Brevundimonas sp. SORGH_AS_0993 encodes:
- a CDS encoding CcdC protein domain-containing protein, giving the protein MPPEKLIPLLMIPIMLGVLLLKNRRKRVLKPQFLWVMPAIVLPLIGLGLWGMAQNPNMAHAPFGPDAWAVLAVGGLLGGVAGWYRGKTVTIEKEPNGVLMAQASPLGLILLVALFAGRSFLRDLVESHAAAWHLNALAVTDAFLVFAMGLIVMQRVEIYIRARRIQAGGTDGHVEVVA; this is encoded by the coding sequence GTGCCGCCTGAAAAACTGATCCCGCTGCTCATGATCCCGATCATGCTGGGGGTGCTGCTGCTGAAGAACCGCAGGAAGCGGGTGCTGAAGCCGCAGTTCCTGTGGGTCATGCCGGCCATCGTCCTGCCCCTGATCGGCCTGGGTCTGTGGGGCATGGCCCAGAATCCGAACATGGCCCATGCGCCCTTCGGCCCCGACGCCTGGGCGGTTCTGGCCGTCGGCGGCCTCTTGGGCGGCGTCGCCGGCTGGTATCGCGGCAAGACCGTCACCATCGAAAAGGAGCCGAACGGCGTCCTGATGGCCCAGGCGTCGCCCCTGGGCCTGATCCTGCTGGTCGCCCTGTTCGCCGGCCGGTCCTTCTTGCGCGACCTGGTCGAAAGCCACGCCGCCGCCTGGCATCTGAACGCCCTGGCCGTCACTGACGCCTTCCTGGTCTTCGCCATGGGCCTGATCGTCATGCAGCGCGTTGAAATCTACATCCGCGCCCGCCGCATCCAGGCTGGCGGCACGGATGGGCATGTGGAGGTGGTCGCGTGA
- a CDS encoding fumarylacetoacetate hydrolase family protein has product MKLASLKHGRDGRLVVVSKDLNWFTDAFLIAPTLQAALDDWDDCGPRLLALAESLEHEGVPRGRFHERDAASPLPRAYQWADGSAYVNHVELVRRARGAEMPDSFWTDPLMYQGGSDGFLSPRDPIPLADESWGCDLEAEIVVVTGDVPQGATREEALAAIRLVGLVNDVSLRNLIPAELAKGFGFVQSKPASALSPVFVTPDALGDRWRDGRLHGTLSVQLNGQDFGRADAGVDMTFDFGTLIAHLAKTRSLVAGTIIGSGTVSNKDADGGPGKPVSEGGLGYSCIAEVRTVETILRGAAETPFLKHGDTVRIEMLDDRHHTIFGAIEQTVAPLSSAG; this is encoded by the coding sequence ATGAAACTCGCCTCGCTCAAGCACGGCCGCGACGGCCGCCTCGTGGTCGTCTCAAAGGACCTGAACTGGTTCACCGACGCCTTTCTGATCGCCCCCACCCTGCAGGCGGCGCTGGACGACTGGGACGATTGCGGTCCCCGGCTTCTGGCCCTGGCCGAGAGCCTGGAGCACGAGGGCGTGCCGCGCGGCCGCTTCCACGAGCGCGACGCCGCGTCCCCCCTGCCCCGCGCCTATCAGTGGGCCGACGGCTCGGCCTATGTGAACCATGTCGAGCTTGTGCGTCGCGCGCGCGGCGCCGAAATGCCCGACAGCTTCTGGACCGATCCGCTGATGTATCAGGGCGGATCGGACGGCTTCCTGTCGCCGCGCGATCCCATCCCCCTGGCGGACGAAAGCTGGGGCTGCGACCTGGAGGCCGAGATCGTGGTCGTGACCGGCGACGTGCCGCAAGGGGCGACGCGCGAGGAGGCCCTGGCCGCCATCCGCCTGGTCGGCCTGGTCAACGACGTGTCGCTCAGGAACCTGATCCCGGCCGAACTGGCCAAGGGGTTCGGCTTCGTCCAGTCCAAGCCCGCCAGCGCCCTGTCGCCGGTCTTCGTCACGCCCGACGCCCTGGGCGACCGCTGGCGCGACGGCAGGCTGCACGGGACGCTGTCGGTCCAGTTGAACGGCCAGGACTTCGGCCGCGCCGACGCCGGGGTCGACATGACCTTCGACTTCGGAACCCTGATCGCCCACCTGGCCAAGACCCGGTCGCTGGTCGCCGGGACCATCATCGGTTCGGGCACCGTCTCCAACAAGGACGCCGACGGCGGCCCCGGCAAGCCCGTTTCGGAAGGCGGCCTGGGTTATTCCTGCATCGCCGAGGTCCGCACGGTCGAGACCATCCTGCGCGGCGCGGCCGAGACGCCCTTCCTGAAACACGGCGACACTGTGCGGATCGAAATGCTGGACGACCGCCACCACACGATCTTCGGCGCCATCGAACAGACCGTGGCCCCGCTTTCCAGCGCGGGTTGA
- a CDS encoding isoaspartyl peptidase/L-asparaginase family protein, producing the protein MRAAISLLTALFALCFASAQAQETPRWSLAIHGGAGVIERPSLTPEQDAAYRAALQGALDAGSAVLKGGGSALDAVQAAVQVMEDDPLFNAGRGAVFTAAGRNELDAAVMNGSDLTAGSVAGLTTTRHPVAAARAVMERSPHVMLIGPGADAFAASVGLEQVDPAFFFTERRWQCLVKALTEAGQPIPDRPAGAPSPHDQGAEIAPPLNEKKFGTVGAVALDTQGRLAAATSTGGMTAKRWGRVGDVPIIGAGTYASNRDGCAVSATGDGEYFIRATVARDICARIAGGAATQAAGQAEIADADSLGGKGGAIVMSLDGRPAFAMSTSGMYRGAISSTDPARVAIYADEP; encoded by the coding sequence ATGCGCGCGGCCATCTCCCTGCTGACTGCACTCTTTGCGCTGTGTTTTGCATCGGCCCAGGCGCAGGAGACGCCGCGCTGGTCGCTGGCCATCCACGGCGGGGCGGGCGTGATCGAGCGGCCCAGCCTGACGCCCGAGCAGGACGCGGCCTATCGCGCGGCGCTGCAAGGCGCGCTGGACGCGGGTTCGGCGGTGTTGAAAGGCGGCGGCTCGGCGCTGGATGCGGTCCAGGCCGCCGTCCAGGTCATGGAGGACGACCCCCTGTTCAACGCCGGGCGCGGGGCGGTCTTCACCGCAGCGGGTCGTAACGAGCTGGACGCGGCCGTCATGAACGGGTCGGACCTGACCGCCGGGTCCGTCGCCGGCCTGACCACCACCCGTCACCCCGTCGCCGCCGCCCGCGCAGTGATGGAGCGTTCGCCCCACGTCATGCTGATCGGCCCCGGCGCCGACGCCTTCGCCGCCTCGGTCGGGCTGGAGCAGGTCGATCCGGCCTTCTTCTTCACCGAGCGGCGCTGGCAGTGCCTGGTCAAGGCCCTGACCGAGGCCGGCCAGCCCATCCCCGACCGCCCCGCCGGCGCCCCCTCACCCCACGATCAGGGCGCCGAAATCGCCCCGCCCCTGAACGAGAAGAAGTTCGGCACGGTCGGCGCCGTGGCGCTGGACACCCAGGGCCGCCTCGCCGCCGCCACCTCGACCGGCGGCATGACCGCCAAACGCTGGGGCCGGGTCGGGGACGTGCCGATCATCGGCGCGGGGACCTACGCCTCCAACCGCGACGGCTGCGCCGTGTCCGCCACCGGCGACGGCGAATATTTCATCCGCGCCACCGTCGCCCGCGACATCTGCGCGCGGATTGCGGGAGGCGCGGCGACGCAAGCCGCAGGTCAGGCGGAGATCGCCGACGCCGACAGTCTGGGCGGCAAGGGCGGCGCCATCGTCATGAGCCTGGATGGCCGCCCCGCCTTCGCCATGTCCACCTCGGGCATGTATCGCGGCGCCATCTCCTCAACCGACCCCGCCCGCGTCGCCATCTATGCCGATGAACCCTGA
- a CDS encoding FAD/NAD(P)-binding protein has translation MTPSIAFVGAGPTTLYALHALLSQGAVPARITVIEARSSAGAGSPYSAEWNDRAMLSNIASVEIPPVTETLAEWLASRTRSELKALDVDAASLDERSFVPRIALGRYFEDQFAAIVKRARADGVAIEVMTDCRVVDAANTRDGIELTFVSPPSLRATKAVFDHVVLATGHQWPSRQQRRPGYFLSPWPASALADVPATDIGIRGSSLTAIDTAVALAGSHGAFVRRGGRLVYEPAPDAQPFRLTMMSRKGILPEADFYFPLPHAPLEICTPEAVAALTDQNTGQLLDQVFDLFRRELIHVDPDYAAQTGLGEATLETFAQAYFARRATSDPFIWAALNLEEARANHASKITVAWRDAILRMHEVVAVIVPHLDAAQFDRFNRVFKPIFVDVYAGVPHESIERMLALHQADKLEVLALGEDYDIDTHNPPSGADVTIAGRTRRFPVFIEATGQQALAAIQFPFLSLLEQGIVRDEIANDAPDVVRGIAVDEVFRPVDAPLPPDRLFCLTLPFLMGRHPFAQGITSSFEMGGIVGRRLALVVEGDKRTPHPAASAA, from the coding sequence ATGACGCCATCAATCGCCTTTGTAGGCGCGGGACCTACCACCCTCTACGCCCTTCACGCGCTGCTGTCCCAAGGCGCCGTCCCGGCGCGGATCACCGTGATCGAGGCGCGTAGCTCCGCAGGAGCGGGCAGCCCCTATAGCGCTGAATGGAACGACCGCGCGATGCTTTCGAACATCGCCAGCGTAGAGATTCCTCCCGTGACTGAAACCCTGGCGGAATGGCTGGCTTCGCGCACCCGGTCCGAGCTGAAGGCGCTTGATGTGGACGCCGCCTCGCTGGACGAGCGCAGCTTCGTGCCCCGTATCGCACTGGGCCGCTATTTCGAGGACCAGTTCGCGGCCATCGTGAAGCGGGCGCGGGCCGACGGCGTCGCCATCGAGGTCATGACCGACTGTCGCGTCGTCGACGCCGCCAATACGCGCGACGGAATCGAACTGACGTTCGTCTCGCCGCCCTCGCTTCGCGCGACCAAGGCGGTCTTCGACCATGTGGTGCTGGCCACCGGCCACCAGTGGCCATCGCGCCAGCAGAGACGACCCGGCTATTTCCTCAGCCCGTGGCCGGCCTCCGCGCTGGCGGACGTTCCGGCGACAGATATCGGCATCCGCGGCTCGTCCCTGACGGCCATCGACACCGCCGTCGCACTGGCGGGATCGCACGGCGCGTTCGTGCGACGCGGAGGACGGCTGGTTTACGAGCCCGCGCCGGACGCCCAGCCCTTCCGCCTGACCATGATGTCGCGCAAGGGCATCCTGCCGGAAGCGGACTTCTATTTTCCGCTTCCGCACGCGCCGCTCGAAATCTGCACCCCAGAGGCGGTCGCGGCCCTGACGGACCAGAACACGGGCCAGCTGCTGGACCAGGTGTTCGACCTGTTTCGGCGTGAGTTGATCCATGTCGATCCCGACTACGCCGCACAGACCGGGCTGGGCGAGGCGACGCTGGAGACGTTCGCCCAGGCCTATTTCGCGCGGCGGGCGACCAGCGACCCGTTCATCTGGGCCGCGCTTAACCTCGAGGAGGCGCGGGCCAATCACGCCTCCAAGATCACCGTGGCGTGGCGCGACGCCATCCTTCGCATGCATGAGGTGGTCGCCGTGATCGTGCCCCATCTGGATGCGGCGCAGTTCGACCGCTTCAATCGCGTGTTCAAACCGATCTTCGTCGACGTCTACGCCGGCGTCCCGCACGAATCGATCGAGCGGATGCTGGCCTTGCACCAGGCCGACAAGCTGGAAGTGCTGGCCCTAGGCGAAGACTACGACATCGACACCCACAATCCCCCAAGCGGGGCCGACGTCACGATCGCCGGACGCACCCGGCGTTTTCCGGTGTTCATCGAAGCGACGGGTCAGCAAGCCTTGGCCGCGATCCAGTTTCCGTTCCTTTCGCTGCTGGAACAGGGCATCGTTCGCGACGAGATCGCCAATGACGCCCCCGACGTGGTCCGTGGCATCGCCGTCGACGAGGTCTTTCGGCCCGTCGATGCGCCTTTGCCGCCGGATAGACTCTTTTGTCTGACGCTGCCGTTCCTGATGGGCCGCCACCCCTTCGCCCAGGGGATCACCAGTTCCTTTGAAATGGGGGGGATCGTGGGGCGCAGGCTGGCGTTGGTGGTCGAAGGCGACAAGCGAACGCCCCATCCCGCCGCCTCGGCGGCCTGA
- a CDS encoding DUF1543 domain-containing protein codes for MKLFAIYIGGEHLGANIEVHDMRFIAAPSIEATYDTLRAQWWGKTGSLHIDCWSEVSHADGYDVSLRPEPYAGEEKLYYVNLGGYDGVSFAEQHRNVFVVAATVQSAKSRAIKLASGWSDAHRDEMYEAEQAFALDAAAQARRMHIHLTPRPMSGDPSFTCRYTPLR; via the coding sequence ATGAAGCTGTTTGCGATCTACATCGGCGGGGAGCACCTCGGCGCCAACATCGAAGTGCATGACATGCGCTTCATCGCCGCCCCCTCGATAGAGGCCACCTACGACACCTTGCGTGCGCAATGGTGGGGCAAGACAGGCAGTCTGCACATCGACTGCTGGTCGGAGGTTTCGCACGCGGACGGCTATGACGTCAGCCTGCGTCCCGAGCCCTACGCCGGTGAGGAAAAGCTCTATTATGTGAACCTGGGCGGTTACGACGGCGTGTCCTTCGCCGAGCAGCACCGCAACGTCTTCGTCGTCGCCGCCACGGTTCAGTCCGCCAAGTCACGCGCCATAAAGTTGGCGTCGGGCTGGAGCGACGCCCATCGCGACGAGATGTACGAGGCGGAGCAGGCTTTCGCGCTGGATGCCGCCGCCCAGGCCCGGCGGATGCATATCCACCTGACGCCGCGTCCGATGTCCGGCGATCCGAGCTTCACCTGTCGCTACACCCCGCTCCGCTGA